The genomic region aaatcttttcctttgtagaataaatttatttcaaaccCTTTACTATGAATATCACTAGAGATTAAAAAATGGCATAATGAATTACAGGCTGAAGAACAGTCAAGCAAATAGGCAAACACAAAAATCCCCTTTATCAAGGGAAACAGTGGCAGAGTCAAATagttttgctcatttttaaGGCCAGGAGTCATGCCAGCATCATCATCTCTCAGTACTTCTAAGTATGTTCTCGACACCTGATGAGCTTTCTAAAGGCCAGCTTGAAATCCTCGTTAAAGCTCGTGTACAGCAAAGGGTTGATGAGCGAGTTGACATACCCAAGCCAGGTTAAGAAGTCTGCTACCTCTGGAGAGACAGTGCAAATGTGGAGGCCCACAAGCAATTCCTTGATGAAAAAGGGCAACCAGGACAAAATGAAAGCACCTAAAATCAGCCCCAAGATGCGAGCAGCCTTTCGTTCTCGTGTAGTGGAGATCTGCTGCCGGTCGCCAGCTGGGTCCAAGTCATTCTCAAAAGGAGGAATCCTCACGGATGCGTTGATTTTATCAAACTCTGTGGTTGGGTCAGATGTGGAGAAGTCCGAGACACAGAACGTCTGTGTGAGCTTGCAGCTGGCAAATGAGTTCTGGCTGTCAGTGCTCCTGTTGCTGAGGTGGCGGCTTGAACCCCGCTTTTGGTAAAGGCTCTTTGCAGCATGGTAAATTCTGTAGTACAGGATCAGGATCAAAGTCAAGGGGATGTAAAATGCCCCGAATGTGGAATAAATAGTGTAGATGACATGGTCATGCTGAATGCGACACTCGCTGGGAATACTGATGCTGTGGTGGTTTCTCCAAAACAGGGGGGGCATTGATATGAAAACGGAGATGGTCCACACAGTGACTATCATCAGCCCAGCCCTTTTTGCTGTTCTCTTCCTGGCGTACTCGATGGCGTCTGTGATGGCCCAGTACCTGTCCAGCGCGATGACGCACAGATGAAGGATTGAACACGTGCAACAGGTCATGTCGACGCTGAGCCAGATCTCACAGATGAAGTATCCCAGAGTCCATTTATCCATCATTATGTAAGTGATGCTCAAGGGCATGACGAGAACAGCAACAAGGAGATCTGTCACAGCCAGTGAACATATGAGATAATTTGCCGGCTGGTGGAGCTTCTTGGTTGTGGAGATTGCTGCAATTACAGCAGAATTCAGCAGCATAGTCAAGGTTGTGATTGTGGCCAAGGTCAGGGTAACGAGCATCTTTTCAGTTACTGTCTTTGGCTTTGCAGCCTCACTGGCTTCAGTGGTGCAATTTGTGAAATTCATTTTCCCCTCCAGGATGCAAGAAGTTGGTAATGAAGAGTTCCAGGCTCAGAAGTTATCCATTTGAAAGAGATACTCTAtgtgcaattttaaaaaacttttttataATCCCATATTCAACAGAGCAGCAAAAAAGCTTCCAGGGTTCTTcctggaaagaagaaattaattgttcattgttttcctagaagaaaaaaacacatatGTGAGTCAATCTAGGATAATCCCACCTTTTGGTAAAAAAAGTTTTGCATTTCTAATATTATAATCTCAAATAAAATGTTGGTCTGTTTTCCGTTCTCTTCTCTTGCCTTTACTCTCCCCTTTTCTCTGCATTCATcgttcattttttttcttctctaaaggGCAATTTGGGCCAGATTTCCTGCTGATGTGAAATGGTTATTCCTTCTTCATTTTGGAGATTTCACTTAAAGTAGGAGGCAGGACTAAGGGACCTCCACAGGTTCCTTTTCACAAACATGTCTATGATCTTTGTGATACAGATACCAGGAGCTAGCCCTTTTCCAGCTTGTTAAAATACACTCCAGCAGATGAAGAGCTGAGGGAATTTGCCTCTTCATTTTAATTGCTATATGAGCAGAATCAATTACTTTTATTAATCacctttggaaaaaaagcagcagagcagcctaCCTGAGTAAAGGCATGCCAACATTTCGTACCTTTCTATTCTGCTTTTTCATATCCATGTCTGTATTAATATATTAGAAACGgtactttaaaattattctagTTACTTTTATCATGCACGTTTTCAACAATGTTTAAAGCTTTATGGAAAATGCTTGGTTTTACACAGCACATCAGTGTTGCTAGGAGCTCATATAGTTTTGTCTAATTATTCCTGACATTTCACATATCCCACTGTGAGTGTCTTTAGAGGAGACAGACAAAAAGCTTCTGCCATTGCTTTGAGATTTCCATCTAATTGTGCTCCCTGTCAGGGAGTCCAGCGTGATGCAAGAACAACAATTAacaaaaagtttaattttatttcagaagttcACATGTCTTTTCAATACATCCCAAATGCTAACTGAATCCAGAGTTAACAGTCCATGAAATGCAGCTTGGGATGACCTCTGGGACCTTGCTTACTCATTTGTAATTTATCTTGGCATAAAGGATGTGGAAAACTGAAAGTCAGAATACTTATCcactgaaataaacagaaagattCCTTCCCCTGGCTTCATTTATTGGAGTAAGGAGGCTTCTAGGTTAGTTGTACAAGCTCCCTTTACAAGCAGGGGAAAAAGATAGTGGCTGCTGGAAATACACTTGTCCCCTCTCAATACAACCCTTAAGGAAGATGCTATGAATCATATCCTGGAAATGCTGATCTTTCTCTATTTTCACTACAAGTGGCTCCTCCACAGTTGCATTTAGAATACATGCCTGGTTTTTAGATGGCTAAATCTGAGAGGTGAAACCTATTCTCACTGATACCAGTGGGAGCTGGATTAGGATCTGAGTTTGCACATGCAAGCTAATGAGGAATTAAGAAATTGAATGAGGAATTATGCATTTAAAGCTAGTTGACTGCTTAGCTTTGTGTACATATGCTCTTCTTCAGAAACTGGAGTGTCATTTCAGAATGAGCTGaatgatgaaaaattaaaaatagaaactttaGATAAAAACTTCTATTTGTGGATAGGCTCTAGAAAAGCAGATCCGGACTGCTGTAGTCTCTGGGTTAGCAAAATGTGAGCTTTAATTCTGCTCAAGGAACAGCAGAACTGCCTTCCCCCCAAAGCATACGCCATTCTTAAGAAACTACTTTAAACAGATTTAAACTACGAATAGCCTTGGAGGAAATATTAGGCCTGCTTATTGAAAATTGACTAGAGAAGTCAGATGGAAATCCATCCATCAGTATTCATGTGGCTACCACACATGGAAATGTCAATTTGATTGTTTAGGCCTAAAGCCAAAATATCAGCTCAAACCTTCTTCATAAATTGTTCATGGGAGTCTTTTCTGTCAAGCCAGATTCTCATTTCCTTAGTTTGCACCCTCATTATGTCTGATGCTTTAATCAGAGGATGAAACAAAGAggctttctctccctctctgcacaCCTGGAGCACAGACCAAACCCAATTGTAATCCATATCCTTACCTCAGCGCTATCATTTGGTGAGAGTACCTCAGCTCACAAGCACACTCAAAGATACTGGGAAGACACCATGGAATTAACATCTCCTCCACAACCACTTGTTGATCTgttgcacacacacaggggatCTTGTGATGCTTCTTGTCTTCTGGAGCCCTGAAGTTTCATGGCCCTGGGACATCCCCCTACCCTGTGTGGTCCCCACCACTTTCTCTGCCTACATACAGGTTTAATCCAGTAAGACCTGAATTGCTGTGGTTTTCCCCAAGATGGCCTACACTGATGTATCCCAAGGAAAATCCTTTCAGAGCTCTACCTGTTCCCTGTACCTCAAGGATAcgctgaaaaataattttttttgctttccttaatTAACTtgtatttaaacaaaattaatcagATCCAAACATCAGGTTTCCTTTAAGACAAAGGATACCACTGATAACACAGGGGAGTTTGGCTTTACAAGTCTGCTACTGCTCAGGAGGGCCAACTTTTTTTGCCTGGAAAGCACTGCAATAATTGAAGACAGGGAGAAATATAAAACAAAGCatcatccctgcctgcaggtaGTACCTCAGACCCCACAAGCTCATGGTAATCTAAACCCATCACTGGAGAGTTAATTCAGTTTTAATTCCCATGTTCCTCATGGGAAATGAGCCCTTAGAAATTCAGACAACATAAATACCACATAAGAGCACTAAGCCAGTATTATTAGGGAAGTATATTTAAATGCTGAAAAGTAATTTCACTTTTTGAGAGCTGAAGGCTTCTTCTACAGCTGAAATTTTTGCCTCTTGTCCTCCTACCCAGATGATGAGGATACACACTGGCATTATAACTAGTTAGTTACAATTAATTGACTGTAGCCCTGGCTGTTCACCTCCCAGCTCACctcctgtgccagagcagcctgaggtGCCTGGTGCTGTTATGTTCTGTCTGtataagttggactgttctgttccccctatCATgcaatggttctgccctggctctcccctccctcccttgtgctgctcccaactcctccccagttgccttggagatcaatgtaccctttctcaaatccctccccagtgccctgtccaTCACCTGgcgctcccacccttctctctagaactctctagaaacttccagctagagcgtcaagtgattggctcaggggctggggcccCACCTtcaagttatccccattggTGTTCTCCCTAAGTCAAccttttgtatcccactcccctctgaaaccCTATTCGTCCAAGGACTGACTCTTCCCttgtttccctccctccttataagctgttgcaacTTCCCCCTTTCTGTATTTGGCTGTCGGTTTCCCTGGGACCCAATAAATCtggattcaccacagctggagagcgcattcttcttatttctgctgactgtagccaCAAGCCAAGCTGTGTCCTACCACAAGGTAGCGCTGCTGTCATAGCACAGCGCGTTTGCCTTAGGTGCTGTCCTGAACCACGGAGATCGGGACAGTGCCCCCGTACTGCTAGCGGTGCTGGATAGCTAGCCGGGACATCTGAGAAGGACGATCActctttctccagctggaccGCTTCATGGTGCCATCTC from Molothrus ater isolate BHLD 08-10-18 breed brown headed cowbird chromosome 3, BPBGC_Mater_1.1, whole genome shotgun sequence harbors:
- the HTR1E gene encoding 5-hydroxytryptamine receptor 1E, whose amino-acid sequence is MNFTNCTTEASEAAKPKTVTEKMLVTLTLATITTLTMLLNSAVIAAISTTKKLHQPANYLICSLAVTDLLVAVLVMPLSITYIMMDKWTLGYFICEIWLSVDMTCCTCSILHLCVIALDRYWAITDAIEYARKRTAKRAGLMIVTVWTISVFISMPPLFWRNHHSISIPSECRIQHDHVIYTIYSTFGAFYIPLTLILILYYRIYHAAKSLYQKRGSSRHLSNRSTDSQNSFASCKLTQTFCVSDFSTSDPTTEFDKINASVRIPPFENDLDPAGDRQQISTTRERKAARILGLILGAFILSWLPFFIKELLVGLHICTVSPEVADFLTWLGYVNSLINPLLYTSFNEDFKLAFRKLIRCREHT